Within the Scomber scombrus chromosome 4, fScoSco1.1, whole genome shotgun sequence genome, the region TGCTAATGTAATCTGGGCTcaaataaaaatctttttttcctacaatttatgaatgtgtcttccttctcttcttaaATATGGCTCTTCCCCTCAGCCCCTAGTGAAtgcttattttaaaatgaaaaaacttttaaatgaatttttttttttttatggtatTTTCTGAAACAGCTGATTGTGAGGGTATTATGTGATACTTGTTTGAGTAGAAACGGGTTATGGTGATGTTACAGTGTTGGTTTGTGCACTTAAAGTGCCTCACTTTGGTCATAAATTTGGTGAAATAATGAAAGATAAACAAATTAATTGCATTGTGGGTTTAGCTGTGGTAGTCATTCATATGTGGAAGGCTGGTTTGAAACACTGTctaattttaaaacattgcattattttaacaataaattgaattaatatgattgtaaaaaatgttacattaatgttaaaatggCAATCCACATTAAAAGTTACTAAAATTCATACATCACTTGATGTGAAACTTAAAAATGATGACAGCAGTAAGCGGGtaactttattttcaaataatgtttaaattaagGGAGATAAGACACTTTGATGAGGTTTCACAATATTTCCAAAGGTGTATATTTTCCTGTTTACATttacttcatattttatttatttgcaataGCATACacaatatgtacagtatttgtaatatttttctttttctatgttttctttgttttacaggTTTTTCACCCAATGCCTTACAACTGTTATACTAAACTTCTGcacctgcaaataaaaaaaaaaggaaaagctgttTGATTATTGAGTGAAATCTAGTTGAAAGCTCTGAGTAAATGGATCTATCTCTTTGTTGAGAAGCTGCACAGATTCTTAAGAAATATCTTGACAATCTTGCTTttgctttttgacattttagctgctgctttcttttctcttggATCTATGAGATTTGTAGAAGTCTGAGTCTGAATATGTGAGCTTGTCAAACACAGCCAgttacaaaaatattaaaacagtttatttagaaaatgtaaGTCATGAGTTAACAATCAAAACTAAACCAGGAGCTCTCCTCTAATGAGAGCATTTCCAGATTCACTCATCATCTTCAAGATCAAGACATTCAGCCTCATCACCACAGAGCATCTAACTCCATTCTCTGCAAGAAACCACCTCAGGGAGCAATCAAGCAATTTCTACAAAATCTCTaactatttaaattttaattaaacCCTGGTGCTTTCATAATTTCTAACGTCCATTGTCAATTCAAAAAAACTAAGCTGTTGTCCTAATTTGAGTCGCTGCTTCTCAGGTAATAGATGCTCATCTGTTTATCAGGTTTCTCATATCAACTACACAATAGATAACTCTTCATCATTCGTTCCAGACATACACTTACCATAACCTTGAGTACCAGTCTCCCTCTTGTGTCTTGTTTGTAATATGTTGTAATAGTAGTGTTCAGTAATTGTAGATTTAGTAttcataataaatgtgtgtgtgtaaataaaagtgaactTGTTGGTGTTTTCTTGTGCTTGCATCTCAGTGACTTAACCTGAAAATGCCTATACTCTCCCATAATTATAATTAAGATTAATAATGatcataattaaaattaaacccTCTTGTGTGTCCAATAAGGACTGTTTTGTGTTATTATACATTAATATGAGTTAGGTTGAAGGTCTTACACAATCATAATTTAGAATTCTCCcttaaaactatatatatataaaaaagtttGAGTTCAAATTCCTCCATATTATTTcctataatatactgtatattgtcttTTTGTGCACAGCTGACAGAACAAAAGAGTACTTGTTGACCATCAGCACAGAGAGTGAGCGGCTCTTCACTCAGCCTGCATGTCACTTTGAGGAACAGCACAGGAGTCTAGATGACAGATTAGAGGCAGTTCAAAGAGTGCAGGagctccagcagggggcgcaGTCACACAAAGTAAAGCACAAACAGGACACAGCTGGATGGTAGGTTGATGTTTCTAATGTAGCTGCACAATACATTGACTTTAGTGTTAAATCTAAAAGACAATCCAGTCAGAGACAACAGCAGTTTATCACTGTAGAATAAGAAATAAGCTTCCTTTACAATTATTGATCACGGCTGAATAATTATGACTAAattgattattcattttatatcagCATCTTAACTTTTTGCAGCCACAGAGCACATTCTTAATTAAATGATATGTATCAACACCACTTATAGATCATTATTCTATATGAATGATCAAAGCTTAGTCCTAATTGAAAGTGATTTATGGTGTAGCCCTTCATATAAACTACAGTGTCTGTCCTCCTCTAGTCTCTTGAGGTCAGTGAGCTCTGCTGCCTTCCTGTCAGCTGTTTAGTCAGATGAAGCTTTACTGAGATAAACTGGAGCCTCTGAGTTCACTCTGAACCTCTGCTGTCTTCTTCCTCTAGCCACTGACTAAGTCGCACTGACAACACTGAGTCGGCTTCTCTTCGTAGGTTGtccttcactctttttttccgGTCCCTCTGTTTCCAACCTTCTTCAATCATTTCTCTGCAGTTGGCTCTTTCTAGCTTccctttgtctctttttctcttttttttgtcagtttgggTTTCTTCTGATTCTTCAGATTATTGCTCTGTTTTCTTAAGTGCTACACGTGTTTCTGTAACTTCAAGAAAATGTGTTAAGGTGTTatcaataaaatgatgatttaaataGAAACGTGAATGTCTTTCTGTGtttacatacacataaaacTGTAGCACagctttgattttaattttttattgacAGAAGTAACCCAGGAAATCATTTAACTTTTGATTTGATCAGAAAATGTGTTCACCACATAGAAAACGTACAACTTTTTGAATGAAACTTAAATCAAAGACAGTTAACCAGTGTAAATCCTGGTGTTCATCAAGCACAAACTCACATGTGCTGATGTGTTTTACATCTGACATGTGAAGCAAAGAtttcaacataaacacacaggaacaaaCAGCAGCTCCAAATTTGTAAATGTTCAAGAATTAAGAAATACATGCTGAAAcagaaaagggttagggttaaggttagatGATAAGAAAATAACTACAGTaccaacacattttaaaatccacAGTTCAATGTGAGTGTCAGGGTTTTGCAGTCAGTCTTATTTAATGCATATCATTAGGAATGAAGATtgatcttttttcattttattggtgGATATTTAGTCAATAGAGAAAAATATCAGCAGGTTACTTATCTTTACTTTAGGAACTTGgatatttaaaacatcaaaagtaCATTTCAAATTCACTACCGTCATGACCGCTGATGagtctctgaacacacatgGTAACTCAGGTAACTTTCAGTAAGAGCAGTTTCCTCACCTGTGTTGTGATATCTGAATCATCATTTAAGACAAAGACTCAACAgattcctgtctctttaaattatgGTTTACAATTCTTAtgatttgtattgtatttgataTCCTGCACCCTGTAATAGTAAGACTTAATTTGTCAAAATCAGCTTTCAATTTCACTTCCCTTCCTTCTACTAAATAACTGACATCTCCTTTGTTTTTAGCAACAAatgatgctgtttgttttattaacatatttCCCATCTGATCTATTAGATTTTCTAACTTGTTATACTGATTTGTACTTTGAGCCCAGGTAAGGAGGAGGAGTTCACTCTGAGCCAAAAGGTACAGCCTGCTGCCACTAATGAAAGGCTTATGATAATTGGTCACTGTGAACCATGCCTTTTAAGATGTATACTTCCATTTGTCAGCATAAACCTGAAGGTTAGTTACCAAAACATCGTATTCATTAAAAAGTATCTTTATTGAGTAAGTGAAGataagtgtgtgagtgttcactttttcttttgtaatacATCTTCACCTACACACGAGTCAACAAGACTTTTCAGGTGTGCAAGAGATATATTCATGGTTGACTATCCATTGTTAAAAATTTAAGCTAAGTACCTTAGAAATGTTTCAAAGTCTTTTCAGACAATGATAtaccattttaaaacatattttccctCATGTTTCACCTCTTTGTAATATATGTAAATCTATTATCAGtagtttaacacattttttcctgGTTATGCAGTAAACTTTACACATAATAAAAGCATATTTCCTTCATTCCTGATCCTCTCTTGTTCATCCTTGAAGCAACAAGCTACTTGTCTTTGGCCAATAAGTACGACAACATGgctgttttgtttgaaattGCAAAAAAAGTTAATCTTACAAGTGTGGAAAATGGATTCTGTACCCACGTATGATTTGTGGTTGAGAGAAATGGCAAACACATGACACCTGAATGATTGTATAATAAGATAGATGAGGTGTGCTCAATAcgattataaaataataaattgttttAGACTAAAGCAAAAGTGAGTATATTCCCTTTTTCACTATGTATATAAACACTTTTGTactctttgaaaaaaaactgctttgtatttaatttatgaCTGTGGTTACTGTAATTATCATGGATGTGCTGTGTtcatttatgttcttttttgtttgtttctttatatttaaaaaggagaaaaaaaacaatgtaactCCCCTCGCCCCCAAAAAACAACTCtgtacttttaaattaaataaatccaaaaaaatgcattatgagTCATTACAGAAAAAGTTAACGTAAGTTAAAATCAAAATTTAATAAAttgtaatataatttatttgtacacagaaaaaacatccacaaaaaGAACTTGTGTTGATATGAAAAAGCATTTCTTAAAATACACAAGCACATAGAGGAACATTAAATCTTTACCTCTGCATTGAACACAACCAAAAACGtcaatgaaaaacacaactatgtaaaaaaaaaaagaaaaagtacatcAGTAGTTATCGTCATAGAAACAAACAATCATTTCCTCCAGTTTCCACCATCAGGCCAGCTTCACCAGTCTCTCACTGGCCTCCCACAGTTTCTTTGCCACACCAGCATCTCTTGCAAAGGGACGCAGCGTGGCGGGTCGGCAGTCCATGAAGTAACCGCCGCTGTGTTTGGCAACTTCGTCTGACACAGCGCAGTAGATGACGGTCTGAGCTCCAACTTCACACGGCACAAAAAACATCCACATGATGACCTGCATGAGCATCCGGAACAGGGTGGAGTAGTGGCACGTCCAACCACTTTGGACAAAACCTGGAGCGACATATcaggaaaaatatatatcagtAGTGTCAGAAATTCCATATCCTGTACTTTATGTCAGGGGTGGGcaacatgaatgaatgcatCTATCACAGAATCAGTTATTTTATACCATGATTTGAGAATTCAGttgaaaaaccttttaaaaatataccTGACTAATTTCTTTctcgttttttttaataggaCATACTGTCATGTGTCTCATGTATGTCTATAAGCTaaagaaagttaaaataaacctaattgatacagcattttatttaaatacagtttacGAATTGCTCAATGACTCAAAGAAAGAAGTGGGTCTACAACTAATGATTAATAATGATTGATCTGCTGTTTCCCAGGGCGAATAATAATctcttcaaatgtcttcttttctcctccaacagtccaaaaccccagTATATTAAATGTACAATGATGCGATTATAAAACAGCTGCAAATCTTCACAGTGTAGAAGGTGGAacaaacaaatgattaaaatatttgCTTGAAAATGACATGACAATTATCAAAATGGTGATTAATTTCTGTTGATAGACAAatcgattaatcgactaataGTCTCAGTGCTaacaagaaggagaaaaaaggtgtgttttttaattaaatctcaAGCGAAACCACCTCCCAAAATTTCTCAACAATGGAAACAGTATAGGACTGAAGAAGTTGTTAAAAATCCTCTGTGAATTTAGTATCAAATTTGGTGATATGAACTCCTTTTTCCATTAAATTGCACTGCTGTGTGAGCTTTTTCAGCACAGAAAGTGGATGATGAGCACATCCAGCCCCAGTTGGGTGCAGGTGCAAAACAGGCACGAACAGGAGAGGTTGTCTGtccacacattaaaaaaagcataACTCTGCCAGGCAAACAAGGACATTTTTAATGTGTGGGCTGCCTCTCTTTTTCCTATGTAAGCTTTTTAACTTTTCAGCTTCAGGACCAACTGCATAAAGTGAAAATACTCgatgatgaaagaaaaatgattaagACAAGCACATATcatcattgttttttatctttcacTTACATGATGTTTAAACTCAAAAGCATTTGGATTGGTGCTGAAACACATCATTTCTCTCTAAGCCAACTGTAAAACCTCTCACCAGGGTGCACAGCGTATGAGGTCACTCCTTTCCCCTCAGTGATGCGAGCCAGCTCCTGACTGAAGTAGATGTTGGCCAGCTTGCTGCGGCAGTAGGTGAAGAAGGGCAGCAGGTTGTAGTTGAGGTCCTGGAAGTCCAGTTTCTGGTACTTGTAGCTGGAGCATGTAAGCGTGACCACCCGGCTGGGGGCACATTCTCTCAGGCGAGGCAGAAGAAGATTGGTGAGGAGAAAGTGACCCAAGTGATTGACGCCGAAACACATGCTGAAGCCGTCATCGGTCCAGTCGAGGACACCGGGCATACCTGAGGCAGAAGAAAGACGTAAAACTATGAGGTGGAGGTTAACATGTCTTTAGTTTATCTGGTGCTGCTTTTCTCCACATGATCATACAGTGACAAAGCAACAATGATTTGAACTTTAAGTATTAATTACAGGTGATCAGCAATGATAGGAGTGTTTGCTCTGATGTATCCGGTTAAACTGTCCAATCAATAACATGCTTTTACTTTTGCTTTTAACCACTAATTGTTGACTGTTTCCACTGCAGACTTTTTTCTAGAGGAAAACATATAAATCCATTTGTTTTAGTTCCATGCTCTtttaatattactattattattaaatccagctttatgtatatttaatttattcattttatgcatagaaaacaaatcaacaaatcaaAAAAGCCCTGCCTGTCTGTCGCTCTCAGCCTCAAATGGTTACAACTaacaattgttttcattatcaattaaaaaaGATGATTATGTTTTGACCCATAACCCAAAGACatttagtttactatcatgtatgacaaagaaaaagcataaaataacgatatttgaaaagctggaaccagTAAATGTTTTGAACTTTAGcgtaaaaaaatatacatactaaaatgattatcaaaaatgtttctgGTTAATTTTGACCTATTACCTGGTCAGCTTTAATATTTGACCAGTTAAACTTTTAGGATGTCTATTTGAAAACAAATGgcctcttctttctccctttgaTGGTCAAGAGACTTCCCTGTGGTTGACAGCCCCACCTGCATTATTGATCAGGATGTCGAGcttcttctctctctggagGAAGGTCTTACAGAACTCCCTTACAGAGTGCATGTTGGCCATATCCAGCTCCATGTACAGGACATTCAGATTGTGACTCTTGTACTTGATCTCTCTCACAGCCTTCTCAGCCTTGCCCAGGTCTCTGCAAGCGATGATGACACGGGCGCCTCTCATTGCCAAGGCAACAGCTGTCTCCTTGCCGACACCCGAGTTTCCACCTACAAAGATACATAAAAAAGCCACAAAATAATTTGTTAGCGGTTGTGAGGAATATGCGATGTCATGACTTGAAAGGCAGCGATAACACCTGCAGTCAACTCAgtttaattagtgtttaataTAGTACTATAAGTAAAATAGGTTTAATAGTGTGATGTTGTGGTGTAAATGTCATTCATTATTATCAAGtgtatacagtactgtgcaaaagttttaggcaATAGGATGCCTTCAAAAACAATgcaacaaatattttttatttatcaattaacttataataatacatgtaattTGTAAcgcactttacatttgaaaagttaaaagcatcaatataaaagacacaaaaaactaACCTAAAATACCAGCCAGGGTTAATTTACAGCCAAAGGTTCTGCTATAAAAGAAATGCTTtaagtcctttttttaaactctcagtAGTCTGTGGTGCCCTCTGATGGTCAGGGAGGGCAGTCCATAGATGAGGGGCAACAGAAGAGAAGGTCCTGATGTTGAGATCAGAGCTCTGTGGGAGACCATTTGTTGTGGGTCTCCTTGTTCTTATTTTTTATGACTTTGGCTGTTAATGAGGGGCCAATGTGATCCTGCTGAATGAATTGAGGGCCAATCAGATGCTTCCCTGATGGTATGGGTATGGTACATTTTACatgtattaaacatttatacCACATTTCTTTTGTGGTAAGTAGTGTTTTCTCCTTTTACCCTTTATGTTTTGATTGTTATGCACCACAACACCAAGGCAAATTTAATTGTAGGTGCAGCCCTACTTTCTGATTGTTATTACTTTAATGGATAAGATAAAACAAGATgcatctttattgatcccccttggcagtaattcaaattgacacagcagtacagtgggaGGGAAAAGCAttgtaagggtgaaagtgatcaaaTGAAATACTATGTAGAGTAAACTGgatctttgtgtaaataaatctgcaatatataaatgtgcaatatgcagaattTCCTGTGATTATATaagtgcaatgttcctgggattttCATGGTAAACAACTACAGTATTTTAAACtcttgcacagtactgtatgcatgtatatatgtTTCTTTAACAGCCACACTGCCTATCTATATAACCTGTATCCACATATGAATATTAgatataatgttatttatttacctgTAATCAGTACTGTTTTGCCATCAAGTCTGGTCAGGTCGGTGCAACACCTCctttttttcatccatttcAAAGTCAAAAAAGAGACTAAAGAAGCGATAATCGTGTAGAGGACATACATTTTCCTTTGAGTGCTCCTTTGACAGCTGATATAATATTTAACTATGAGATATAAGAGCTTGAAGCTAACGACAGTTAGCCTGCTAGGTCGCTATTGACTACTAAAACAGTGATTTGCGTCTTCTTATTCATCCATTCTGGTTGTTTTCGCTGTCGATTTAGCGGAGATGAGCCAGGACTGCTGATAAAATGATGGGGAGCACAGTTATTTCATTTTGGTGGAGTGGACACTGGTTTTCAATTCAGTACCATTCATAAAAAGAGCTGTGTGGAGTAGCTCAATCTGCACATGCGCAGGATCCTCAGACACGTCCACGTATCGCGAGATTTCTTACCTCAGCGTGAGTAAACAAACCgatacaaatgaatgaaaatgtgaaatgatttacattattatCACTAATTGACAACATGATAATATGCGTAATGTCAAATATATATCATGTGCAGTGAATGGTTGAAtatctattcatttataataacTGACACCTCAAATTTAAGGCTGATAGAGCCTAGGTTACACACAGGTGACAAATCAAAGGAAAAACCAACCACGCGTCGCCAAAACAGCTTCAGTGCACCTTAGCTTTGCATCTACAAGTCTCTGGACTCTACTGGATGCACACCATTCTCCGAAAAAGGATAAGAAATAAGAATAATCTTAGTACAATATACATGGTCActatagggctgcaactaacaattgttttcattattttaaaaaggcatattttttttattgataaattaattgttttgtcaatAAAGTgccaaaacagtgaaaaagaccTGCTATAATTTACCAGAGTCACAGAAGATGTCTTCATATGTCTTAGTTTGTctatccaaaacccaaagacatttagtttactgtcatgtgtgataaagaaaaagcaaaaaaaaaaaaaaaaaatcatatttgagaagctggaaccagtaTTTTGACTAATTATTGCAACTCTAGGTCACAATACTGAgccaaattattattattttagcaacagataataataatgtcaaacCAAGTACGTATTTCCTCATTTGGTGTTGGTCCAAAATCTCCTACAGGTGTTCAGCTGGGTCGAGATCTAGTGATTGTGAAGGCCGTAGCATAGGATTcacattttcatactcatcaaaccattcagtgaccccgtCATGTCCTATGGATGGGGACATGGTAGAGACTACTCCCACTAGGATGGAGATGTTTCATGATAAGATAAAAGGTGATGAATTAGAACAATGTAGTGATTTACGGTGACTCTTCTTTCTAAGGGGACAAGtagacccaaaccatgccagcaaaatgcgcCCCACAGCcacctcactgtaggggtcaaacATTCATACCTGTGCTGTTTTCTTGACCCACTTGTTGAGAATATGGTGAAGGATGACATATCCCTTTTTTCAACATCTCTGTAGACCAGTGCCTACCTATGGTTTTTGCATCACTGaactctcaaatgtgcattcatctttgtaattAGGGTTTTAGGCACTGTCACCCTATTATAATATCCCTTGCTATATAATTGTTGAAAGATTGTTCTTGATTACACCGTCTGATCACGCCCTGCATTGACATTCTCAGTCACCTGAGGAAAAGCTGCTCTTCTGTTATTCTTTAAATATTGCACTAATGCACGAGCATCACGATAATCAAATGTCGACTACTGTTTCCTTTCTCTTAAatctaaatgcagatgtcactTTAGTCACTGCTCCTACCGAAACGGCAGCCAGTTGAGCGgtctttgtgactgaagctcctgCCATCTGTGCAACCAAAAATGAACCCGCTTTCAAAGTCACTTTTTTATCCTCTTGCCATCTTGATCAAAATCAGCTgggcctgctcagcatttttaCACATACTACAGAGCATGACTGGATGTTAACTGCTTAATTGTACcatgcagtgcacctgtgtgaaggtatgtgcattgttttgtttttccactcatttatttaggtgttcctttaatttgtcacctgttTGTCATTAGCTTTGTTATTTGAATGATCTTTGATACCCTGCACAGCTCAATACAAGTGTTTTTCAGCCAAGGTACGATAATGTAATACAGGCTTTGGTGTTCATGCAGTGTTATATTTGTTCTCTAAGACAAACACGAGATCAAACTTGAGAGAGACCATCTTTCTctgtggaattttttttatttgctgatCCAAAAGAGCTGCTAAGTCTCTTTCAGAGGTATTTTAGAGAATGACGACGAATATGAGCAGCTGCTAACTTTCAAGTAGCCGCTCAGATGTGTTGCCAGCTATTCCTATTCTTTATCGTAACAGAATAAGTACATCTCTAAATGATGCAACTTGATTGGAGTCATTATGTTGCTTATGCAAGCTTATTCATTTTCGGCTGCCTATACAATAGAAAATAAGACAGCCTTTCaaatgacatacagtatcacATTTCCTTATACGTTACAGTAGTTTAGCCCTGATTTCAAATACTATTATCTCATGTGTTTCAATGTTGGTAGTTTAATTTGAAGTTGTGAATTACAACCTTAGACAGACTTATATCTTATTTTCCAAAAGTGTCCTTTATGTCACATTGCATTAAAGCACTTAAAATTGTTATCCTACTGACTATAAAGTGTCCTAAGTCTGTCCAGAGGAGAAAAGACATTATGAACAATTGGTCTTTTCATACTTAACATtgttcaaataaattaaaactgatAACTGGtaaaaattaaaagtaaaatttgtgtttctctttcagGTTTTAACAAAAGGAGTTTATTGTTGCTGAGGGCCACAGCTGCTGTATCTCTCCTTTATTGTATGAGATGGTTTGGATACCCTTCATTGTGTCAATAGACGGTATTCACTTTGACACATCTGGAGACTACTTGTAAGGTAAGTTGCTCAACTATGAAATATGgaactgaaaatgtaactaCCTGAACCTGTCATTTGAGTTag harbors:
- the si:dkey-174n20.1 gene encoding retinol dehydrogenase 14, translated to MYVLYTIIASLVSFLTLKWMKKRRCCTDLTRLDGKTVLITGGNSGVGKETAVALAMRGARVIIACRDLGKAEKAVREIKYKSHNLNVLYMELDMANMHSVREFCKTFLQREKKLDILINNAGMPGVLDWTDDGFSMCFGVNHLGHFLLTNLLLPRLRECAPSRVVTLTCSSYKYQKLDFQDLNYNLLPFFTYCRSKLANIYFSQELARITEGKGVTSYAVHPGFVQSGWTCHYSTLFRMLMQVIMWMFFVPCEVGAQTVIYCAVSDEVAKHSGGYFMDCRPATLRPFARDAGVAKKLWEASERLVKLA